GCTAGACTAAACGTGAATTAAAAAAAGGCGGCAAAATCCGAGTGGCTTATTTCCTGAGCTGCATGACCAATATGGTTAATCCTAGTTTGGGTCATGCCGTCATTGACGTATTGGAACGTCATGACTGTGAAGTGGTCATTCCGACCAACGTTCAGTGCTGCGGCACACCGCACCTGGCGTACGGCGGATACGGAGACAGCCGGCCCTTCTTGCCAGGGCATAACATAAAACTACTGCTAGACGCTCAGCCGGACTTCATTGTGGCCGATTGCGCCACTTGCGGCGGTACTCTGAAAGAATACGATAAGCTGATACCAGAAGCTGAAACGTTTACGAAAAAAGTGTACGACATTTCGGAATTTCTTGTTAACCGCCTTGATATTAAACTAGGCTCAAAATTGGTAGAGGCAGTAGCCACATACCACGATTCGTGCCACTTAAGCCGCGGGCAGGGAGTGACCGCTCAGCCCAGGGAAATTTTAAAATCCATACCCGGCTTGGTATTCAGGGAGATGCCAGAAGCTGACCGGTGTTGCGGCGGGGCAGGGAGTTTTTGTATAACTCATTATGATGTGTCGTCCCTGATACTGGACAGAAAAATACGGAACATCAAAAGCGTTGCGCCCGATATTGTCGCTACAGGCTGCCCGGCCTGCAAGATGCAGATTGAGCACGGTATTGCGCGACACGGCCTGGCAATCAGGGTCTTCCACCCGCTTGAACTGCTGGCCCAGACTTATAAAGACGGATAGGTGCCGCAAAAGTATTGCGCCTAGATAATAGGCCTTTTTTTTTTTTTTTTTGGTCGATTGTAAAATGAAGTTGAACACTTAAGAAAAAAGTCCATAGTGGCTTTTCCTCATATGGTAGCCGCTATCCTGTGCAATCAGGGATTTGAAGTGGTAGGTATCACTACGGCTAGCCAACCGACGCCCAATACCGTCGTTACTTCCTATATGACAGATACGACCGACAACGCGGTCGTGGGCAAGCTGATTAGCTTACCTTTCAAATATGTGTTGAATGTCACCAAAAACGACGCCAAGGCCGACCAGGTCACCGTGCTGGTAGGCAAGGATTACGTTGAAAAATAAGCGGTAGCCGGCCCAAGGTTTTACTCACTGGGCCGGATTTTTTATGGCAATAAGTGATTTTTTTCGCAAAACCCGCATTGAGCTTGGACAAAAAACATGTTATAATTTTCACATACATGTTATAATTTTCACATACACGTTAAATACACCTCGCATTAAATAGTACTAATCATCATTTTAAAAGGGAGTGAGATTTTGTTTACGATTTTAAAAAAGCAAGAACTGGCGCCGAGCGTCAAGTTGTTCGTTGTGCAGGCACCGCTTATTGCCCGCAAGTGCCAGCCGGGCCAGTTTGTCATTTTGCGAATTGATGAAGATGGTGAACGTATTCCGCTCACCATCGCCGACTTCGACCGTGCCGCAGGTACAATCACCTTAATTTTTC
This Thermosinus carboxydivorans Nor1 DNA region includes the following protein-coding sequences:
- a CDS encoding (Fe-S)-binding protein, producing the protein MAYFLSCMTNMVNPSLGHAVIDVLERHDCEVVIPTNVQCCGTPHLAYGGYGDSRPFLPGHNIKLLLDAQPDFIVADCATCGGTLKEYDKLIPEAETFTKKVYDISEFLVNRLDIKLGSKLVEAVATYHDSCHLSRGQGVTAQPREILKSIPGLVFREMPEADRCCGGAGSFCITHYDVSSLILDRKIRNIKSVAPDIVATGCPACKMQIEHGIARHGLAIRVFHPLELLAQTYKDG
- a CDS encoding LytR C-terminal domain-containing protein, with protein sequence MVAAILCNQGFEVVGITTASQPTPNTVVTSYMTDTTDNAVVGKLISLPFKYVLNVTKNDAKADQVTVLVGKDYVEK